The sequence GCTTCGCCCGCGCGTGCTCGCCGAAGACGTCCACGTCGTGGCGATCTCCGAGGTGCGAGACGCGGCCTACTCGTCGTCGGAGCAGCGGCTCATCGCGACGATCGCCGACGAGGTGGGGAGCCCGTTCACGTTGACCCTCAGCCACCGCACCGCCGCCCCGCACGCCATCGACGCGGTCCGCGCGGCGCTCGACGCGCGCCCGCGGTTCGTGAGCGGCACCCTCGCGACGACCGACGCGGGCTTCGAGCTCACGCCGCTCTCGCTCACGACCGACAGCGGCCTCGTGGTCCCCGATCTCACCGGGCCCACGAAGGTGCGCGCGCTGCCGCCGCTCGCGTTGCGCCGGACGTCGTCGCCGCTCGAGGAGGCCCTCACCGCGACCGAGGCGGCCCTCGAGGAGCTGTGCTGCGTGGGGCTCGGTGCGGCCACTCCGGGCGCCCTCAACCGCCTCCGCCGGGCAGCCGGCCAGCTCGACGACGTCGGGCTCGTCGGGCTCGCGCGGCGCGCGCTGCGGGTCGTAGAGCGGACCTTGGCCGGGGAGACGCGCGAGGCTGCCGACGCCTGGCTCGACGCCGCCGCGCGCCTGTCGCTGACGCGAGAGGCGGCGACTCGCATGGCCGCGGGGACCCGTGACGTTGAGCCCTGACGCCGCGCGGGTCTTGCGCGAAGATGGGGCATGCACAGCGCACCTCCCCCGTTTTGTCGCCAGCACGTCCTCGCCCCGGTCCATCACGCCCGCCGCGCGGCGCTCACCACGTGCGCGCTCACGGCGCTCGCGCTCGCAGGCTGCGGCGGACGCGCGGCGGCCCCCAACCTGCCGCTCCCCGAGGCCGGGCGCCCTGTGCCCCCGGCCTGGCAGGCGCCACCGCAGCAGGCAGCGCCGCCTGGGCAGCCTGCGCAGGGCGGCCCTGCGCCCGCGACCGGTGATCCGCGCGAGGCCGACGTCCCCGCGCTCCTCGGCGCCACCCTCACCGTGCTCCAAAAGTACCGCGACGAGGAGACCGCCGCCGCCGCGATCGTGCCCTATCTGCACAAGAGCCTCCTCGACGCGAGCGGCGCGCGCCTGACGACCGACGTGCGCTCGTTCAGCTTCAAGAAGGCCCACGGCTCCGCGGGGCTCTACTCGGTGCCCGTCACGATCACGCGCGTGCGCCCGAGCGCGGTGACCGCGATTGGCTATGGCCCCACCGGCGAGCAAGGGCGCTCGATTGACTACTTCGTCGCGAAGCGCCCTGGAGTAAACGGCATGCCCGCCCCGGTGACCGTGTTCTTCCCGGCCGGAGGCGGCCCGCCGAAGGTGGCCTATTTGGGCAGTCTGTAATCGTCGCGCCGCGCGCCCCCTGCGCCCTTCAGCGCGGCGGGCGCGGGCTCGGCAAGAGATCGCCCGACACGTTCAGCGCGACGATCACGTACGGCACGGCCTGCGACACGTCTTGGCCCGTTCGGTAAGGGGACTTCAGCCACCAATTCGCCAAGAAGAGGAGAGTTGGCTCGAACCCGGCTCCGTCGCGCTTGCGGAAGGTCCACGCGGCGAGCGGGCCGGCCCGATGGAGCGCCAGGCCGCCGTTGTTTGGGTTGTCCCCCGGGGCGAAATGCTCCGACGCCGTGAAGGCCTTGCTGGTCGACCAGCGCACGCCCACCGTGAGGCGACTGTCGAGGGCCTGGACCAGCAAGTCGGCGTCGTTGTGGGCCCACCACCCGGCGTCGCCCACGAGCAGATCGTAATAGATATCGTAGAAGGCGCGATCGCCCGCGCGCAGCTTCATGTCCGGCCGGCCGGCGCGCACTTGGTCGCGGAAGACGATCGGGCCCGCTTTGAGCTGGACGTTCGCTCCGACGAGGAGCTGGGTCCCGGTGGTCGCGTAGTTCTTGGTGGCGGCGTCGCCCTTCGACAGCGCGCGGAGGTTCGTGTCGGAGTAGATCACCTTGGCGCGGTCGGCCGTGGGGAACGACTGGAGCAGGTTGAACGAGCCGAAGTACCCGATGAGCTCGTACTGCGCCCACAGCGTGAGGAAGCTCGCAGGCTGGACCTCGACGATCGGGCCAATCCGCGCGAACGCGGCGCTCAGCGTGGGCGCGACGCCCACGGAGACGAAGTTGTCGCGGAGGGCGACGCTCGAGTGCTCGTAGAGTCGGTATCGGTACGACAGCCGGGCGTCGGTGATGAGCCCGAGGGGATTCACGCGCACGAGCGTGAGGTCTTTGTAGACGACGCGGTGCTTGGGCGGTCCGCCGTCGCGGTAGCCTTGGGCGCTCGCGGGCGCCGGCGCCGCGAAGAGCAGCGCGGCGAGCGCGGCGAGAGCAGTGAACGACCTCATCCGGTGCATGCGCCATCGTCGCCCAGGCCGCGCGGCACGACAACCGGCGCGCGCCGCGCCCGCCCGTGCGCCATCCGAGTGCTACGGAGGCGGGAGGCCAGCGCAGCCGAGGTCGCGGGGGCAACGCTCGCGTCCGCGGGCGGAGAGGCGCTCGCGCCGGGCGGGCTTGGAGCGTTCGGTGCGGGTGTTGGGGTGCTCGCTGCGGGCCCGAGCGTCGGGGGCGCGGCGGCCGTGGGAGAGGGCGACGAGGCGGCGGCCACGGGTGGCGGGCTGTACGCGGGGGAGCGACTCGCGAAGTACGCGACCACGCCAACGAGGACCACCGCGCCCACGGCGGCGAGCGGAGCGCCTCGGCGCGCGGAGGGCTCGACGGCTCGGCGTCCTTCGGTGCGCCCCACGAGGCGGTCGTCCGATCGACAGGCTCCGGCTCGAACGCGCGCCCAGCAACGACCGGCTCTTGCGCGACGGCGGACGGTGGCGGGGCCTTGGTGGCCGCGGCATCGGGCGGGGCGCCGGGCGTCGAAGGGGCCACCAGCGTGGCCGCGGAGGCCGGCACGCGGAGCACCCGGGAGATGCGGTTCACCGAGAGCATGGCCTCTTGGGAGGCGAACGGGCGGAGCGCCTCGGCGAGCTCGGCCACGTCGGCGAAGCGCCGCGTCCGGTCCTTGTCGAGGCAGCGCACGATGACCGCTTCGAACTCGGGCGGGACGGCGGGCGTCAGCTCGCGGAGGGACGGCGGTGGCCGCACGAGGATCGCGGCGATCACGGCGCGGTCGGTTCGCATCGACACCGAGCCGTCTTGCCACGGGGCTGACGCGATTCTGGCCACTGGACATGGGGATAGTGGCGTTGGCCGCGGCGCGTGGTACGACGGGCCATGGTTCAACGTCGCATCGTTGGGGCGCTCGCGGTGTTGGTCTTCTCCGCGCTGGGGGCCGCGGTCGGCTGCGGGGGCAGCCTCGTGACGGCGGCCGACGCGAGCGCCGACGGCGCCGTGGTCGCCCCCGACGGCGCGGTGATCACCCCCGACGGCGCGGTGATCACCCCCGACGGCGCCACGCTTACCGACGCGGGGCGCGAGCCCAAGCTGCACCGCGCGACCGCGACCGCCTGCTCCGAGACGCGCGCGACGCGGCCCGACCCAGACACACCCGAGACCGGCGGAGGCCCCCCGGTCGACTGCCGAACACATGCAGAATGCACGAATGGTCGCAACGGGCGCTGCGACGGCAACGGGCACGACGGCTGGCGCTGCACCTACGACATGTGCACGAGCGACGCGCAGTGCGGCGGCGCCTCCGCCGTGTGCGCCTGCAGGGGCGGGTTCCGCTCGGACAACCACGTGTGCCTCACCACGTCGAACTGCCGCGTCGACCGCGACTGCGGCGGCGGGGCCGGATACTGCTCGCCGTCGCTCGGGAGCTGCGGCCACTACACGCCGTTCGTGGGGTATTTCTGCCACACGCCCGCCGACACCTGCATCGACGACGAGGACTGCACCGGCACCGGGCAGTTCGGCCAGAAACCCTACTGCGCGTTCGACCCGAAGGTCGGTCACTTCGCCTGCTCGACCCAGGAGTGCGCGGGATAGAGTCTCGAGCGAGAGGCTACTTGAGCGCGCGCAGATACGCGAGCAGGCTCGCGCGGTCGTCCGACGAGAGCGCCTGGCCGAACGTGTGACCGCGTGGCGCCGCGCCGGGCGTCAGAGGGGCGAGCAGCGCCTCGAGCGAAGGCGCCTCTCCTGCGGACAGCAGCGGGGCGCGGTCGCTTACACCTCGGAGCGACGGAACGCGCGCCGTGCCCGTCGTGCGCTCGGGGCTCTCCAGGATGGGCGCGTTCCCGCGGACCGCGCCGAGCGGCACCGCTGGCCCCGTGAGCCCCTCACCTGCGTGACAGCCTCCACACTCCCGGGAGAACACCTCGCTGCCGCGCCCCGCGGCCTCTGGAGGCCCGAGCTCTTCACCGAGGCTGCGCACGTAGAGCGCGAGCCCGAGCGCGACCTCGCGCGGGGGGCGGTGCGACTCGCCGAGGCTCGTGATGCACAAGGTCTCGATGCGGATCGCCAGCGGCACGAGCCCGTTGCGGACCGTGGCCGCCTTGTGGAGGTTCACCTGGAAGCGAACCGGGCGCAGATCCGTGATCGCCGTCGGGTTCTCGACGCCGTCGCTCGTCACGTCGACCCGCCCGGGGCCCCACGGCTCGGGGCCGCCGCCGCCCTCGTCGGCGATGAGGCGATCGATGCGAAGGCGCGCGTTGGTCTTGCCGGGCACCCAGCGCGCGCCTTCGACGGTCGAGTGGCAGGTCGCGCAAGTGAGCGCGTGCACGAGCGCGCCGCCCGCGGCCTCCGCGACCACCACGCCGTTGACCTCGCCGTCGCGCTCATCGAGCCCGTAGCGCGCGCTCGCGTCGGCCCGCGCGAGCGCCGGGCGCAGGTACGTGGCGACCTGGAGCGGATAGGCGACGAAGGCGGAGCGCCCGAGCTCGAGCAACTCCGCCTCGCTCGGCGAGCCCGCGCCTCGCGGGAGGGAGAGGGCGCGGAGCGACGCGCGCGACGGCTCGGCCGCGCCAAAACGCGCGGGCGCGGTCCGCGGGTTCCACTCGGGAAGGGCGCCCCAGCGCTCCTCCGTGTAGGCGGCGAGGCGACGCTGCGCGTAGCCGTTGGTCGAGCTCACCAGCGAGCCCTCGAGCTCCCTTCGTCGAAAGGCGGGCTCGTGCAGATAGGCGGCGAGTGGGCCCTCGCTCACCTCGCGCGACGGGCGCGGCCCCTCTACGGCGCCTCCGGCGCAGGCGGCGAGCGCGACGGTCACGACGACGGTCGGCGCCCACGCGACGAAGCGTGTACACTGCATGAGTGCGCGTCGCGACCTCGGGAGGGGCCCACGACGCTGGGGTAGCTCGGCCTCCACGAGGCGTAGAGTACACGCGTCGCGGCCCCGGCGCTCGTCGGCGCCCACGCCACGCGGGGGCGCGCGTTCGGCGTGGGCGCTCGCGGGTACGCGTGAGAAGATGCGCGCGTGCGGATCCGAGTTCTCCGTTCGAGCTATGAAGGCAGCACGTCCGAGGTCGCGGACCTCGACCCCCTCCCCGACCCTACGCCTTGGCTCGCCGGCCACGAGGTGACCCTCCACGACCTGCGGAAGGCGACCGCGCCCGCCGAGGTGGCGCGCCTCGCGGCCGAGGGGTGCGACGTGTTCGTCAACCTCTGCGACGGCATGAGCTACGAGGACCTCGCCGGCGTCGAGGTGATCTGCGCGCTCGAGGCGGCTGGCGCGGCCTTCACCGGCCCCAGCTCGCCGCTGTACGCGCTCACGAAGGAGCAGATGAAGCGCCGCGCGTTGGAGCTCGGCGTGCGCACCCCGGCGTTCGTCTTCGCCCACACCGAGGCCGACCTCGAGCGAGCGGGGCGGACCCTCTCCTACCCCGCGATCGTCAAGCACGCGGACGGCTGGGGCAGCGTGGGGATGACGGCTGCGTCTCGGGTCACCGACGCCGACGCCCTCGTGGCGCGCGGCCGCGAGATGTTCGCGCTCGCCGGGGGTGCCCTGATCGAGGAGTTCATCGAAGGGGACGAGTACTCGGTCCTCGTCGTCGAAGGCCGCGACGCCGTGTGGGTGCCAGGCCCCGTCGCGTGCCGCTTTCCGCCCGGCGAGACCTTCAAACACTTCGACCTGAAGTGGCGCACGTTCGAGGGCCTCGCGTGGGGCCCCTGCCACGACCCGGCGCTCCGCGCCGAGCTCGCCCGCGTGACCCGCGTCGTCTTCGAGGGCCTCGGCGGCACGAGCTACGCGCGCTGCGACTTCCGCGTCGACGCGTCGGGACGCGCGTGGTTCCTCGAAGTGAACACCACCTGCGGGGTCTTCTACCCGCCCGGCGCGGAGGGCTGCGCCGACCACATCCTCTCGGCGGAGGCCGACGGGCACGAGACCTTCGTCGCGTGCCTCCTCGACGCCGCCGTCGCGAGGCGCCGCTGACCGGCGGCGTCCGGGACACCCTGCGCGCCGTCCTGGGCCACGCGCTCTCCCCTGCTCCTCGCGCATTCTCGCAGACCTCGGCGCGCGCGCGGCGGCACGCGACTTGCCACTTGCCGTGCGCCATTGGCCACTTGCCACTCGCCACTTAGCGGCGCGTCCCCCACGGCGGAAGAGTAGAGAGTCCCCATGCCCACGCTCGTCATCGCCGAGAAGCCCAGCGTCGCGCGCGATCTCGCGCTCGCCCTCGGGGCGAGCACGCGAGGCGAAGGGTGCTTTCGAGGTCCCGACCACGTCGTCACGTGGGCCATCGGGCACCTCGTCGCGCTCGCCGAGCCCCACGAGGTGAACCCGGCGTGGAAGAAGTGGCGCCTCGGGGACCTGCCGCTCGTGCCGCTCGAGTGGCCGCTCGTCGTCGCGGAAGCGACGCGGTCGCAGTTCGAGATCGTGCGGCGGCTCCTCGTCGCGCGCGAGATCCGCGACGTCGTGTGCGCGACCGACGCTGGCCGCGAGGGCGAGCTCATCTTCCGGTACATCTACGAGGCCGCGGGCGCGAAGAAGCCGGTGCGGCGGCTCTGGATCTCCGCGCTCACGCCGGAGGCGATCGCCGAGGGCTTCCGGAGGCTGCGCCCCGCGAGCGCCTTCGACGGTCTGGCCGACGCCGCGCGCGGGAGGAGCCGCGCGGACTGGCTCGTAGGCATGAACCTCTCGCGCGCCTACAGCCTCCTCGACGACGACAACCTGTCGGTCGGGCGCGTGCAGACGCCCACGCTCGCGATGGTGGTGGCCCGCGAGCTCGAGCTCCGCGCCTTCGCGCCGGAGGAATACCTCGAGGTCGTCGCGACGTTCGACGCGGGCACGCCGGAGCGTCCTGCTCGGTACGAGGGCACGTACGAGGCCCCGGGGCGAGGGCGGCCGGCTGGCGCGGGCTCGCGCGAGGCGAGGCGCCTCCCGGCGGACGGCGCGCGCGCGAACGAGATCGTGGCGCGGGCGCTCGCCGGGCGGGCCAGCGTCGCGCGGGTCAAGCGCGAGTCGAAGCGCGTCCCGCCGCCGGAGCTGTACGACCTCACCGAGCTCCAGCGGCACGCGAACCGCCTCTTCGGCTTTACCGCGCAGCGCACGCTCGAGGTCGCGCAAGACCTCTACGAGAAGCACAAGCTCATCAGCTACCCGCGCACCGACAGCCGGCACCTCCCCACGTCGCACGAGCCCCTGCTTCCGGACATCGTGGCGGCGATCGCCACGCCGTACGCGGGGCTCCTCGCCGAAGGCACCGCCACGCGGCCCCTCGGCCGGCGCTTCGTCGACGACGCGAAGGTGACCGACCACCACGCGATCGTCCCCACCGACACGTCGCCGCCTTCGCGCCTCGGCGCCGACGAGCGACGCATCTACGACCTCGTGTGCCGTCGCCTCCTCGCCGCGTGGCACGACGAGCACGTCGTCGCGGTCACGCGCGTGACGACCCACGTCGTCTCGCAAGATGTTGCATTCACTGACGAATTTCACAGCCACGGCGCGAGCATCGAGGCGGTCGGGTGGAAGGTCCTCGAGCCGCGAGGCGGCGATCCGAAGGGACCTCGGCGGCCGCGTGAGGCCACGCTGCCGGGCGGCCTCGAGGAGAAGCAAGCGGCGCTCGTGCTCGCCGCCGCGCCCGTGAAGAAGGTGACCACCCCGCCCCCGCGGCTGACCGACGGCACGCTGCTCACGGCCATGGAGACCGCCGGCCGCACGCTCGACGAGCGCGACCTGTCGCAGGCCATGCGCGAGCGCGGCCTCGGGACCCCGGCCACGCGCGCGGCCATCCTCGAGACCCTGCTGCGACGCGCGTACGTCGTGCGCGACGGAAAATCGCTCGTCGCCAGCGACAAGGGCGTGGCCCTCATCGAGCGCGTGCACAGCCACGTGAAGAGCCCCGCGATGACGGGCGAGTGGGAGTGGAAGCTGTCGGCCATCGCCCGGGGCGAGGGCACGCTCGACGCGTTCATGCGCGACATCGAGGCGTACGTCCGGGAGGTGGTCGCCGCGGCGCTCGCCGAGCCGGCTGCCACATCGGTCGGCTCGACCAACGCCGCCTCGCCACCGCTCGGCCGCGCGCCCTCCGCCGACATCGCGGGGCGGCCCCTCGGAGAGCCGACTCGGGCCCAACCCTCCTCCCCGGCGCGCGCGGCGCCTCCCTCGCGGGAGCCCGACCGCGAGGAGGAGTCACTCTTCGTTGGCAGGTCGCCCTCCGCACACCCTCCCGCCACCCACGCGACCGTTCTCGCGCACGCGCGCGCGCCCCGCTCGAGCGACCTCGACACGCTGCTGCGGGGCCCGTTCGGGCTCGCGTCGTTCCGCCCCTACCAAGAGGAGGTGTGCCGCGCCATCGCGAGAGGCGAGGACGTGCTCCTGGTGATGCCCACGGGCGCGGGAAAGTCGCTCTGCTATCAGCTCCCCGGCGTCGCCCGCGGCGGCACGACCCTCGTCGTGAGCCCCCTCATCGCGCTCATGGAAGATCAGGTCGAGAAGCTCGCCTCGCTGGGGTTCGCGGCCGCGCGCATCCACTCGGGCAGGCCCCGCACCGAGTCGCGCGAGGTGTGTCGCGCCTACCTCGCCGGGACCCTCGATTTTCTCTTCATCGCGCCCGAGCGCCTCCGCGTGCCCGGGTTCCCGGAGCTGCTCGCCAAGCGCAAGCCCACGCTCATCGCGATCGACGAGGCCCACTGCATCTCCCAGTGGGGACACGACTTTCGCCCCGACTACCGGATGCTCGGCGAGCGGCTCCCCGCGCTGCGACCAGCCCCCATCGTCGCCCTCACGGCGACCGCCACGCCCGAGGTGCAAGACGACATCGTGGCCGAGCTGCGGCTCACGACGCCGAGCCGCCACATCCACGGCTTCCGCCGCACGAACCTGGGCGTCGAGGTGGTGGAGCGCCTGCCGAGCGAGCGGGCCGAGCTCGTGCGCACGCTGCTCGCGCCTGCCGAGCGACGCCCCGCGATCGTGTACGCGCCGACCCGAAAGGAGGCCGAGTCGATCGCCAAGGAGCTCGGCGGCGGGCGCGCGAGCGCGAAGACAGGCGGCGTGCGCGCGGGCGCCTACCACGCGGGCCTCGGCGCGGCGGCGCGCGATCAGGTGCAGTCGGCCTTCCTCGGAGGCGCGCTCGACGTGGTCGTCGCGACGACCGCGTTCGGCATGGGCATCGACAAGGCCGACGTGCGCACGGTCATCCACTCGGCGCTGCCCGCGACGGTCGAGGGCTACTACCAGGAGATCGGCCGCGCGGGCCGCGACGGAGCGCCAGCGCGGGCCATCCTCCTTCACTCGTTCGTCGACACGAAGACCCACGAGTTCTTCCTGGAGCGCGACTACCCCGACGAGGAGCTGCTCTCGCGCATCGCGCGGGTGCTAGGCGACGAGCCGAGCGAGCCCGACGCCGTGCGCCGACGCTCGGGCGTCGACGAGGCGAGCTTCGAGAAGGCGCTGGAGAAGCTGTGGGTGCACGGCGGCGCCGTCGTCGACGCCGACGGCCACGTGCGCCGCGGCGCGAGCGACTTTCGCGCCGCATACGCCCGGCAGCGGGCCCACAAGCAGGCGCAGCTCGCGAAGATGCGGGCCTTCGCCGATCTCCCCTCGTGCCGCATGATGGCGCTCGTCGCCCACTTCGGCGATCAGCACGACAGCGGCGCGCCGTGCGGCCAGTGCGACGTGTGCGCCCCCTCGGCGTGCGTGGCCGAGGCGTTCCGCGCGCCGAGCCCCGCCGAGACCGACGCCGCCCGGCGCGTGCTCGAAGCGCTGGGCACGCGCGACGGCCAGACCGTGGGCCAGCTCCTCCGTGATGTGTTCGACGACGGCGCCCTCGACCGTCGCGGCCTCGACCACGTGCTCGCCGCGCTCGCGCGGGCGGGCGCCGTGCGCATGACGACGGACGAGTGGGTGAAAGACGGCGCGACGATCCAGTTTCAGCGCGTGCACCTCGGGGGCCGCGGCGGGCGCGCGCTCATCTACGAACCCGACCTGCAGATCGCGGCGTCGCCGCCTGCGCGCACCAAGCGGAAGAAGGTCTCCGCGCGCGGGAAGGCCACGCGGAAGGGGGCGCCGACGCGCACCCGCGCCGACGCGAGCGCCGTGCGCGCCACGGAAGTCCGCGAGACCTCCGTGAAGGGATCGGCGAAGCGAGCCCGCGCGAGCTCCGACGAGGCGCCGCGTACCGCGCTGTCCGAGGCGCTCCGCGAGTGGCGCGCGGCCGAAGCGAAGCGCCGGCGCATTCCCTTCTTCAAGGTCATGAACGACCGCACCCTCGAGGGAATCGCGGCGGCGCGCCCGGGCGATCTCGAGGAGCTCCTCGCGGTGGCGGGGATGGGCCCCACGACCTGCGCGAAATACGGCGGCGCCCTGCTTCTTCTTGTCGCGCGAAGCTGAGCCCGGCGGCCCCACCATGCGCGCCATGCGTGCCGGGGCATAGGTCTCACCTATTGAGGCCAGCCCAGCGCCCACACGCAAGCCTCGTGCGAGGAGTGCTCGCTTCTTCCATCGACCGGTCCGGCCTGCTTACCTCGTCAGCGATGCGTCGCTTCTTCGCGTTCGTCCTCGCGTGGGTGGTGTGGGTCACGCTGCCCGGGCCCGCCTGGGGCTACACGCCACCGCCCATTCAAGGCGCCGTGAACGACCGCGCGGGGCTCCTCTCCGCCGCGGAGCGCGCGACGCTCGAGAGGCGCATCGCCGAGCACCGGAGCGCACGCGGCTTCGAGATCGTGGTCTTCACCGTGGCCTCGCTGGGCGGCGAGAGCATCGAGGACGTCGCGTACGGCGCGTTCAACGGCTGGAAGGTCGGCCGTGCGGGCAAGGACGACGGCGTGCTGCTCGTCGTCGCCCCGAACGAGCGCAAGACCCGCATCGAGACGGGCAAGGGCGCGGGAGGGGCGATCACCGATCTCCAGTCGAAGCGCATCTTGTCGGAGCGCGTGGGACCTCGTCTGAAAGAGGGGAACGCCTTCGAGGGCCTCCGCGACGGCGTCGAGTCGATCGCCTCGCTGATGTCGGGTGGTCCGCTCGTCCCCGACGGCGGCGCCGAGCCGCGCCCGACCGCGACCGCTGCCGAGACCACCCCGCGGACGGTCCCAACGTACGCCCCGACGAGCTATTTCGTGGACGCCTCGGGGGGCTTCTCGGCGGCAGAGCGTGCGCGCTACGTGAAGGAGACCGAGGCCCGCGTGGCGAGCGGAGAGGCGGCCGCCGCGGTCGTCGTGATTCCCGAGACGGAGCGCGCGGATCTCCCGTCGATCGTGGGCGCGAACGAGGCGGCCTTCCGCAAGGGGCTCACGGGGGTCCGCGGCATCGTCATCGTGCGGCGGAGCGACGCGGCAGGCTTCGGCTACGGCGCCTACGAGGCCGAGGGGCCCGGCCGCGACGAGTTCGAGCGCCTCTCTCGCGGGCTCGCCGCGCGAGTCGGGCAGCCCACCGCGGAGGCGCGGGACGCGGCGATCGTGAACGTGCTGCTCGAGGCTCAAGCCGCGCTCCCCGCGCCGACGCTCCCCGGGTTCTTCGAGAGGCACGGGGACCGCCTGTGGGGGTTTCTGGTCCTCGCGATGGTGGTCGCGGTCGTCTTCTTCGGCTGGCTGGGGGCGAAGCGCGGCTTGGAGGGGCGGCGGCGGCGGCTCAGGTGGCTCGTCCGGCGGTGGCTCGTCGTACGGAGGCGGCTCCTCGAGCTCGGGCGGCGGGAGCTCGTACGGCGGCGGCTCTTCCGGGGGCTACAGCGGCGGCGGCGGCTCCTCCGGGGGCGGCGGCGCGAGCGGCGGCAGAGTCGCCCTGCCTCGGCGGGGGGGGGCGGGGTCCGGGCTCTTGTCGGGGGGGGGGGGGGGGGGGGGGTCGCTGGGGCGGGGCGGTCGGGGTCGCGGTCGGGTGGCGTTGGTCTTTCCCGA comes from Myxococcales bacterium and encodes:
- a CDS encoding TPM domain-containing protein, whose protein sequence is MRRFFAFVLAWVVWVTLPGPAWGYTPPPIQGAVNDRAGLLSAAERATLERRIAEHRSARGFEIVVFTVASLGGESIEDVAYGAFNGWKVGRAGKDDGVLLVVAPNERKTRIETGKGAGGAITDLQSKRILSERVGPRLKEGNAFEGLRDGVESIASLMSGGPLVPDGGAEPRPTATAAETTPRTVPTYAPTSYFVDASGGFSAAERARYVKETEARVASGEAAAAVVVIPETERADLPSIVGANEAAFRKGLTGVRGIVIVRRSDAAGFGYGAYEAEGPGRDEFERLSRGLAARVGQPTAEARDAAIVNVLLEAQAALPAPTLPGFFERHGDRLWGFLVLAMVVAVVFFGWLGAKRGLEGRRRRLRWLVRRWLVVRRRLLELGRRELVRRRLFRGLQRRRRLLRGRRRERRQSRPASAGGGGVRALVGGGGGGGVAGAGRSGSRSGGVGLSRHTPSPRLARADATLSAPRDRP
- a CDS encoding DNA topoisomerase 3 encodes the protein MPTLVIAEKPSVARDLALALGASTRGEGCFRGPDHVVTWAIGHLVALAEPHEVNPAWKKWRLGDLPLVPLEWPLVVAEATRSQFEIVRRLLVAREIRDVVCATDAGREGELIFRYIYEAAGAKKPVRRLWISALTPEAIAEGFRRLRPASAFDGLADAARGRSRADWLVGMNLSRAYSLLDDDNLSVGRVQTPTLAMVVARELELRAFAPEEYLEVVATFDAGTPERPARYEGTYEAPGRGRPAGAGSREARRLPADGARANEIVARALAGRASVARVKRESKRVPPPELYDLTELQRHANRLFGFTAQRTLEVAQDLYEKHKLISYPRTDSRHLPTSHEPLLPDIVAAIATPYAGLLAEGTATRPLGRRFVDDAKVTDHHAIVPTDTSPPSRLGADERRIYDLVCRRLLAAWHDEHVVAVTRVTTHVVSQDVAFTDEFHSHGASIEAVGWKVLEPRGGDPKGPRRPREATLPGGLEEKQAALVLAAAPVKKVTTPPPRLTDGTLLTAMETAGRTLDERDLSQAMRERGLGTPATRAAILETLLRRAYVVRDGKSLVASDKGVALIERVHSHVKSPAMTGEWEWKLSAIARGEGTLDAFMRDIEAYVREVVAAALAEPAATSVGSTNAASPPLGRAPSADIAGRPLGEPTRAQPSSPARAAPPSREPDREEESLFVGRSPSAHPPATHATVLAHARAPRSSDLDTLLRGPFGLASFRPYQEEVCRAIARGEDVLLVMPTGAGKSLCYQLPGVARGGTTLVVSPLIALMEDQVEKLASLGFAAARIHSGRPRTESREVCRAYLAGTLDFLFIAPERLRVPGFPELLAKRKPTLIAIDEAHCISQWGHDFRPDYRMLGERLPALRPAPIVALTATATPEVQDDIVAELRLTTPSRHIHGFRRTNLGVEVVERLPSERAELVRTLLAPAERRPAIVYAPTRKEAESIAKELGGGRASAKTGGVRAGAYHAGLGAAARDQVQSAFLGGALDVVVATTAFGMGIDKADVRTVIHSALPATVEGYYQEIGRAGRDGAPARAILLHSFVDTKTHEFFLERDYPDEELLSRIARVLGDEPSEPDAVRRRSGVDEASFEKALEKLWVHGGAVVDADGHVRRGASDFRAAYARQRAHKQAQLAKMRAFADLPSCRMMALVAHFGDQHDSGAPCGQCDVCAPSACVAEAFRAPSPAETDAARRVLEALGTRDGQTVGQLLRDVFDDGALDRRGLDHVLAALARAGAVRMTTDEWVKDGATIQFQRVHLGGRGGRALIYEPDLQIAASPPARTKRKKVSARGKATRKGAPTRTRADASAVRATEVRETSVKGSAKRARASSDEAPRTALSEALREWRAAEAKRRRIPFFKVMNDRTLEGIAAARPGDLEELLAVAGMGPTTCAKYGGALLLLVARS
- a CDS encoding D-alanine--D-alanine ligase, with translation MRIRVLRSSYEGSTSEVADLDPLPDPTPWLAGHEVTLHDLRKATAPAEVARLAAEGCDVFVNLCDGMSYEDLAGVEVICALEAAGAAFTGPSSPLYALTKEQMKRRALELGVRTPAFVFAHTEADLERAGRTLSYPAIVKHADGWGSVGMTAASRVTDADALVARGREMFALAGGALIEEFIEGDEYSVLVVEGRDAVWVPGPVACRFPPGETFKHFDLKWRTFEGLAWGPCHDPALRAELARVTRVVFEGLGGTSYARCDFRVDASGRAWFLEVNTTCGVFYPPGAEGCADHILSAEADGHETFVACLLDAAVARRR
- a CDS encoding c-type cytochrome; this encodes MQCTRFVAWAPTVVVTVALAACAGGAVEGPRPSREVSEGPLAAYLHEPAFRRRELEGSLVSSTNGYAQRRLAAYTEERWGALPEWNPRTAPARFGAAEPSRASLRALSLPRGAGSPSEAELLELGRSAFVAYPLQVATYLRPALARADASARYGLDERDGEVNGVVVAEAAGGALVHALTCATCHSTVEGARWVPGKTNARLRIDRLIADEGGGGPEPWGPGRVDVTSDGVENPTAITDLRPVRFQVNLHKAATVRNGLVPLAIRIETLCITSLGESHRPPREVALGLALYVRSLGEELGPPEAAGRGSEVFSRECGGCHAGEGLTGPAVPLGAVRGNAPILESPERTTGTARVPSLRGVSDRAPLLSAGEAPSLEALLAPLTPGAAPRGHTFGQALSSDDRASLLAYLRALK